The Pseudomonas kermanshahensis genome contains a region encoding:
- the lapG gene encoding cysteine protease LapG, with the protein MPLFFARAGRTIAAFDGSEQVFAVAISWMFKTAVRRVGLAALLGSLLLGGLHADWDFSQISRQSQALYGPLGAGQGRIDAWQNLMATQKQGSELERLQVVNRFFNQQLRYVEDIDLWHEVDYWATPVQALIKGAGDCEDYAIAKYFSLRRMGIPSEKLRITYVKALRQNRAHMVLTYYASPQAQPLVLDSLMDAIKPASQRPDLLPVYAFNGEGLWLTGAAGNKKVGDTKRLSRWQDLLKKMQAEGFPAEPVY; encoded by the coding sequence GTGCCATTGTTTTTTGCACGGGCAGGCCGCACCATCGCTGCTTTCGACGGGTCTGAACAGGTCTTCGCAGTGGCGATATCCTGGATGTTCAAAACCGCTGTGCGACGTGTCGGCCTTGCCGCGCTGCTGGGTAGCTTGCTACTGGGCGGCTTGCACGCGGACTGGGATTTTTCCCAGATCAGCCGCCAGTCGCAGGCGCTGTATGGCCCGCTTGGCGCGGGGCAGGGGCGTATCGACGCCTGGCAGAACCTGATGGCCACGCAGAAGCAGGGCAGTGAGCTGGAACGGCTGCAAGTGGTCAATCGCTTCTTCAACCAGCAATTGCGCTACGTCGAAGACATCGACTTGTGGCATGAGGTCGATTACTGGGCCACGCCGGTCCAGGCCCTGATCAAGGGGGCCGGTGATTGCGAGGACTACGCTATTGCCAAGTATTTCAGTCTGCGACGTATGGGCATCCCCAGCGAGAAGCTGCGCATCACCTACGTCAAGGCGCTGCGGCAGAACCGGGCGCACATGGTACTGACCTATTATGCCAGCCCACAGGCTCAGCCGTTGGTGCTCGACAGCCTGATGGATGCCATCAAGCCGGCGAGCCAGCGCCCCGACTTGCTGCCGGTGTACGCCTTCAATGGCGAGGGCTTGTGGCTGACAGGCGCCGCCGGCAACAAGAAGGTCGGCGATACCAAGCGCCTGTCACGTTGGCAGGATTTGCTGAAGAAAATGCAGGC
- a CDS encoding GntR family transcriptional regulator: MAEKIKLSNVLASEQLSPHMARAVIEERLRSAILDGRLPPGTAVRQQELATLFGVSRMPVREALRQLEAQSLLNVEMHKGAVVAPLIGEDAVDTYALRVLLESEALRQSIPLLDADDIARARGYIQQLENETRHAEIGRLNRLFHMALYSKAPNKKLLRLIENELNEEERFLRFHLSSMGLGKLTQDDHNTLVDAASDKLVDEAVAVLEQHLNSGARVIRQYLDSQLGR, encoded by the coding sequence GTGGCCGAGAAAATCAAACTGAGCAACGTGCTGGCTAGCGAACAGCTATCCCCACACATGGCACGTGCTGTTATCGAGGAGCGCCTGCGCAGCGCCATTCTTGATGGTCGTCTGCCGCCAGGTACTGCCGTGCGTCAGCAAGAGCTTGCCACCTTGTTCGGGGTCAGCCGCATGCCCGTGCGCGAGGCCTTGCGCCAGCTCGAAGCGCAGTCGCTGCTGAACGTGGAGATGCACAAGGGCGCAGTGGTTGCGCCCTTGATTGGCGAAGACGCGGTGGACACCTACGCCCTGCGTGTTCTGCTCGAAAGCGAGGCCCTGCGCCAGTCCATTCCGTTGCTCGATGCCGATGACATCGCCCGCGCGCGCGGGTATATCCAGCAACTGGAAAACGAAACCCGTCACGCCGAAATCGGCCGCCTCAACCGCCTGTTCCACATGGCCCTGTACAGCAAGGCGCCGAACAAGAAGTTACTGCGCCTGATCGAGAACGAACTGAACGAAGAAGAGCGCTTTCTGCGCTTCCATCTTTCGTCGATGGGGCTGGGCAAGCTCACCCAGGACGATCACAACACGCTGGTGGATGCGGCCAGCGACAAGCTGGTGGATGAAGCGGTCGCGGTGCTTGAGCAGCACTTGAACTCAGGGGCGCGTGTTATCAGGCAGTATCTGGATTCACAGCTAGGGCGATAA